Proteins from one Prevotella sp. E2-28 genomic window:
- a CDS encoding GNAT family N-acetyltransferase, with protein sequence MEQPIIDPIPVEVLKAELKPELQLRMTNKSNNKIYIVTAHNAPNVMREIGRLREIAFREAGGGTGKEVDIDEFDTCENCYKQLIVWNPEAEEIIGGYRYLEGTKWEMDKNGQPILATSHMFHFSEKFLRDYMPYTIELGRSFVSLPYQSSKMGAKSLFALDNLWDGLGALTVIMPNVKYFFGKMTMYPSYIREGRDMILYFLKKHFSDKEELVIPMKPLKIETDEKELAAIFTEDNFKEDYRILNQHIRALGYNIPPLVNAYMSLSPTMKLFGTAINYGFGDVEETGILIAMDEVLEEKRVRHIDSFIKEHPEALKITSGANKIIYKEKR encoded by the coding sequence ATGGAACAACCTATCATCGATCCAATCCCAGTTGAGGTACTCAAAGCCGAACTAAAGCCAGAACTTCAGTTGCGAATGACCAACAAGAGCAATAACAAGATCTACATTGTCACTGCACACAATGCACCTAACGTGATGCGTGAGATTGGACGACTACGCGAAATCGCCTTCCGCGAAGCCGGTGGTGGCACAGGCAAAGAGGTTGACATCGACGAGTTCGATACTTGCGAGAACTGCTATAAGCAGCTCATCGTATGGAACCCGGAAGCCGAGGAGATAATAGGCGGATACCGTTATCTGGAAGGCACAAAATGGGAGATGGACAAGAATGGGCAACCTATTCTTGCCACCAGCCACATGTTCCATTTCTCTGAGAAATTTCTCCGCGACTACATGCCCTATACCATTGAACTAGGCCGTTCCTTCGTAAGCCTACCCTATCAGAGTTCAAAGATGGGTGCCAAGAGTCTGTTTGCACTCGACAACCTCTGGGACGGGCTTGGAGCCTTGACGGTCATCATGCCAAACGTAAAGTATTTCTTTGGAAAGATGACCATGTACCCCAGCTATATCCGCGAGGGACGCGACATGATTCTCTACTTCTTGAAGAAGCATTTCTCAGACAAGGAAGAGCTGGTAATCCCGATGAAACCGTTGAAAATTGAGACCGACGAAAAAGAATTGGCAGCTATTTTCACTGAGGACAACTTCAAGGAAGACTACCGTATTCTTAACCAGCACATCCGCGCACTAGGCTACAATATTCCACCATTGGTGAACGCCTACATGAGCCTGTCGCCTACAATGAAACTCTTTGGAACAGCCATCAATTATGGTTTTGGCGATGTCGAAGAGACTGGCATCCTCATTGCTATGGATGAAGTGCTGGAAGAGAAGCGCGTTCGCCACATTGACTCTTTCATCAAAGAGCACCCAGAAGCCCTAAAGATTACCAGTGGTGCCAACAAAATCATCTACAAAGAGAAACGGTAA
- a CDS encoding 1-acyl-sn-glycerol-3-phosphate acyltransferase, translating to MEKTIDIDKILNGKMGKKARWVPRPLVWWLKHIAHEDQINTYLWKTRDLKGTPWLKAQLSNLKVTIKVKGIENLPSKNDPHRYTFVSNHPLGGIDGIAIGSVIGEFYDDNFRYLVNDLLMNLPGLAPLCIPINKTGKNGRDFPAIVEAGFQGDTHILMFPAGLCSRKRNGLIRDLEWKKTFITKSVETHRDVVPIYFEGHNSNFFYRLSNISDKYVKKINIAMLFLADEMFKNEGHTFTITFGKPIPWQTFTNEKPPMEWANFVKEQVYKLSE from the coding sequence ATGGAGAAGACTATTGACATAGACAAGATTCTAAATGGGAAGATGGGCAAAAAAGCCCGTTGGGTTCCTCGGCCATTGGTTTGGTGGCTCAAGCATATTGCCCACGAAGACCAAATCAATACCTATCTGTGGAAGACCCGTGATTTGAAAGGCACCCCATGGCTTAAGGCTCAATTAAGCAACCTAAAAGTAACCATCAAAGTTAAAGGCATAGAAAACCTACCCTCAAAAAACGACCCTCACCGCTACACCTTCGTGAGCAACCATCCTTTGGGGGGTATTGACGGCATTGCCATTGGTTCTGTTATTGGCGAGTTCTACGATGACAACTTCCGTTACTTAGTCAATGATTTACTGATGAACCTTCCAGGTTTAGCACCCCTATGCATCCCTATCAATAAGACTGGCAAGAACGGACGCGATTTCCCTGCTATCGTAGAAGCCGGTTTTCAAGGTGACACACACATCCTAATGTTTCCTGCAGGCCTCTGCTCCCGCAAGCGCAATGGTCTTATCCGAGACTTGGAATGGAAAAAGACATTCATCACAAAGAGCGTAGAAACTCATCGTGATGTAGTACCCATCTATTTCGAGGGCCACAACAGTAACTTTTTCTATCGTCTCTCGAACATCAGCGACAAGTATGTGAAGAAAATCAATATCGCCATGCTATTCCTAGCAGACGAAATGTTCAAAAACGAAGGCCATACCTTTACCATCACTTTTGGAAAGCCAATTCCTTGGCAAACATTTACCAACGAAAAACCGCCGATGGAATGGGCAAATTTCGTAAAAGAACAGGTTTACAAACTTTCAGAATAA
- a CDS encoding division/cell wall cluster transcriptional repressor MraZ, giving the protein MRFLGNIEAKTDAKGRIFLPALFRKVLQAAGEEVLVMRKDVHQRCLVLYPESTWNRRMDALLEKVNEWDDVGQQVLRQYVSEAEVLTLDGNGRFLIPKRYLQMADIEQGVRFIGINDAIEIWAVEKTQQPFLPQEEFAEKLKAIMATNH; this is encoded by the coding sequence ATGCGTTTTCTAGGTAATATAGAAGCCAAGACCGATGCCAAAGGCCGCATTTTTCTGCCAGCCCTCTTTCGTAAGGTGCTGCAGGCTGCGGGTGAGGAGGTGCTTGTGATGCGCAAGGATGTGCATCAGCGTTGTCTTGTGCTTTATCCTGAAAGTACCTGGAATCGTCGTATGGATGCGCTGTTGGAAAAAGTCAACGAGTGGGATGATGTTGGCCAGCAAGTACTTCGCCAGTATGTATCTGAGGCGGAGGTGCTAACGCTCGATGGTAATGGACGTTTCCTGATACCAAAGCGCTATTTGCAGATGGCTGACATTGAGCAGGGCGTAAGGTTTATAGGCATCAATGATGCTATTGAGATATGGGCAGTTGAAAAGACGCAACAGCCGTTCTTGCCGCAAGAAGAATTTGCGGAGAAGCTGAAAGCCATCATGGCGACTAACCACTGA
- the rsmH gene encoding 16S rRNA (cytosine(1402)-N(4))-methyltransferase RsmH — MIKTAEAYHVSVLLRESVDGLAIQPDGVYVDVTFGGGGHSREILGRLGKNGHLYGFDQDADAEKNLSNLTDETSFFAVDDRFTFVRSNFRYIKNWMRYYDVDGIDGLLADLGVSSHHFDDETRGFSFRFDAPLDMRMNKRAGMTAADILNNYTEQQLADVFYLYGELKNARKLASVIVKARQEKPILTTGQLLELTERLFAKEREKKEVTKLFQALRIEVNHEMDALREMLMGACELLKPGGRLSVITYHSLEDRIVKNVMRSGNAEGKVEQDFFGRTKAPLHLINNRVIMASDEELAANPRSRSAKLRIAEKVE; from the coding sequence ATGATAAAAACAGCAGAAGCGTATCACGTATCGGTCCTTTTAAGGGAGAGCGTTGACGGGCTGGCTATCCAGCCTGATGGCGTCTATGTAGATGTAACCTTTGGTGGCGGTGGCCATTCGCGCGAAATTCTCGGCAGATTGGGGAAAAATGGCCATCTGTATGGCTTTGATCAAGATGCCGACGCAGAAAAGAATTTGTCTAACCTAACAGATGAAACCTCTTTTTTTGCCGTAGATGATAGATTTACCTTTGTGCGTAGCAACTTTAGGTATATCAAGAACTGGATGCGTTATTATGACGTTGATGGAATTGATGGTCTGTTGGCAGATCTGGGTGTATCGTCACATCATTTCGATGATGAGACGCGTGGCTTTTCATTTCGCTTTGATGCTCCGTTGGACATGAGAATGAACAAAAGGGCAGGCATGACGGCTGCTGATATATTGAACAACTATACGGAACAACAGCTGGCAGATGTTTTCTATCTCTATGGAGAATTGAAGAATGCAAGAAAGTTGGCTTCAGTGATAGTTAAAGCTAGGCAAGAGAAGCCAATTTTGACCACAGGCCAACTTCTGGAGTTGACGGAACGCCTTTTCGCTAAAGAGCGCGAGAAAAAGGAGGTGACAAAGTTGTTTCAGGCATTGCGTATAGAGGTGAATCATGAGATGGATGCCTTGCGTGAAATGCTGATGGGAGCCTGTGAATTGCTAAAACCAGGTGGTCGTTTGAGTGTGATTACATATCATTCACTGGAAGACCGTATCGTGAAGAATGTGATGCGTTCTGGTAATGCAGAAGGGAAGGTGGAACAGGACTTTTTTGGACGTACAAAAGCACCTTTACACCTTATTAATAATAGAGTGATTATGGCCTCGGATGAAGAGTTGGCTGCTAACCCCCGTAGTCGTAGTGCAAAGTTGAGAATAGCAGAAAAAGTAGAATAG
- a CDS encoding FtsL-like putative cell division protein: MKKDENSDVEMIIETGGEQQSLDVISQPEEALVQEKPVQEGKSQTEVSESARALQRIKESASEDDDAPVGSLSLKQIVGGDYLFALVRHHIVLILFIVFFLVFYIGVRYQCEQDVLEINQLEKELVDAKYKALSSSSNLTELCRQSNVLKVLRENQDTLLHLSDQPPYIIEVPED; encoded by the coding sequence ATGAAAAAAGACGAGAATAGCGATGTGGAGATGATTATCGAGACTGGTGGAGAACAGCAGTCTCTTGATGTGATATCGCAACCCGAAGAGGCTCTTGTACAGGAAAAACCTGTACAGGAAGGGAAGTCTCAGACAGAAGTGTCAGAATCGGCACGGGCCCTGCAACGTATCAAAGAGTCGGCCAGTGAAGATGATGATGCACCGGTAGGTTCACTCTCCCTTAAGCAGATTGTGGGTGGTGACTACCTGTTTGCCTTGGTTCGCCATCATATTGTTTTGATTTTGTTCATCGTTTTTTTCTTGGTCTTTTATATTGGTGTTCGCTATCAGTGTGAACAGGATGTGTTAGAGATAAATCAGTTGGAAAAGGAATTGGTTGATGCTAAGTATAAGGCGCTTTCCAGTTCTAGCAATCTGACAGAGCTTTGCCGACAGAGTAATGTTCTGAAGGTGTTGCGTGAAAATCAGGACACACTCCTGCATTTGAGTGATCAACCGCCCTATATCATTGAAGTACCGGAAGATTGA
- a CDS encoding penicillin-binding protein, producing the protein MSKFKKEKVLPRYIAIVVLLTLVGMAVVFKAFYTMTAKKSYWETVANRQKSDSDIVRPNRGNILSCDGQLLASSIPEYKIFMDFQAGGNADTAWVRKRDSIWYADLDSLCRGLNVIFPDRSAEEFKERLEEGKHRILRNGSEGARHWAVWPKRISYNTYCEVKQLPFFNLPANKGGFHAESFEARRRPFGSLAERTIGDIRSFEGGKDTARFGIELTYDSLLRGKYGIERKQKVLNKVVPFIVTPAINGTDIVTTIDVGMQDLAEQALVEGLKKWNASMGVTILMEVKTGDVKAIVNMRRADNGEYYERFNDAISYRCEPGSVFKVASFLVALDDGVVDTSYVIHTGCGILPMHGAKMKDHNWHRGGYGDINVARALEVSSNIGVSYVIDHYYGSNPRKYVEGLYRVGIGQDLKLPIVGYLPPQIRMPDTKTTNRALYWSKTTLPWMSIGYETQIAPINTVTFYNAIANNGKMMRPRFVKGFMKEGQVVSETQPEVIKEQIAKPQTIKTMQTILRHVVSQGLGKKAGSHSFQVSGKTGTAQVAKAGGYKAGTTEYWLSFCGYFPSDNPQYTCIVCIKKMGLPASGGLMSGGIFHHISEGVMAKSLKLSVADARDSMSVLVPSVLKGDNNAASYVLRQLGVNTANVPMASLDIVEGKMPDVIGMGARDAVYQLERQGVKVKLEGKGHVVRQSISTGTPIQPGMSCLLELK; encoded by the coding sequence ATGAGTAAGTTTAAAAAAGAAAAGGTTTTACCACGCTATATAGCTATTGTCGTACTACTGACACTCGTAGGAATGGCAGTAGTCTTCAAGGCATTCTATACGATGACTGCAAAAAAGTCGTACTGGGAAACTGTGGCTAATAGGCAGAAAAGCGACAGTGATATTGTACGTCCTAATCGCGGAAATATATTGAGCTGTGACGGTCAGTTGCTTGCAAGCAGTATTCCTGAGTATAAAATATTTATGGATTTCCAGGCGGGCGGTAATGCTGACACAGCATGGGTGCGTAAACGTGACAGTATATGGTATGCTGACTTGGACAGCCTTTGTAGGGGTCTGAATGTGATATTCCCTGATCGCTCAGCTGAGGAGTTCAAAGAGCGTTTAGAAGAAGGTAAACACAGAATCTTGAGGAATGGTTCGGAGGGCGCTCGCCACTGGGCTGTTTGGCCCAAGCGTATTAGTTATAACACCTATTGCGAGGTGAAACAACTACCTTTCTTTAACTTGCCTGCTAATAAAGGTGGTTTCCATGCTGAGTCTTTTGAGGCTCGTCGGCGTCCATTCGGTTCTTTAGCCGAGCGTACAATTGGTGATATTCGAAGCTTTGAGGGTGGAAAAGATACGGCACGTTTCGGAATAGAACTCACTTACGACTCCTTACTTCGTGGAAAATATGGTATAGAACGTAAACAGAAGGTGCTCAACAAAGTGGTTCCATTCATTGTTACTCCTGCTATTAACGGTACGGATATTGTGACAACAATTGATGTGGGTATGCAAGACTTGGCAGAGCAAGCTTTGGTTGAGGGATTGAAAAAATGGAATGCATCGATGGGTGTCACCATCCTGATGGAGGTTAAGACGGGTGATGTGAAAGCCATTGTGAACATGCGCCGTGCTGATAACGGAGAATATTATGAGCGATTTAACGATGCTATCAGCTATCGCTGTGAACCAGGTTCTGTATTTAAGGTGGCTTCGTTTCTTGTGGCTCTTGATGATGGTGTGGTAGATACCAGTTATGTGATACATACTGGATGTGGTATCCTGCCGATGCATGGTGCAAAAATGAAAGACCATAACTGGCATCGTGGTGGCTATGGTGACATTAATGTGGCTCGTGCTTTGGAGGTGAGTAGTAATATTGGTGTGAGTTATGTCATTGACCATTATTATGGTTCAAACCCAAGAAAATATGTGGAAGGTCTTTACCGTGTTGGCATAGGTCAGGATTTGAAACTTCCTATCGTGGGTTATTTGCCTCCGCAGATTCGTATGCCGGATACCAAGACGACCAATAGGGCTCTATATTGGAGTAAAACAACATTGCCATGGATGAGTATTGGTTATGAGACACAGATTGCACCGATAAATACCGTGACTTTCTATAATGCCATCGCAAACAACGGAAAAATGATGCGTCCACGTTTTGTGAAGGGTTTTATGAAGGAAGGACAGGTCGTGTCTGAAACACAGCCAGAGGTCATTAAAGAACAGATAGCAAAGCCTCAGACTATTAAGACCATGCAGACTATTTTGCGACATGTTGTTAGTCAGGGTCTGGGAAAGAAGGCTGGTTCTCATTCCTTCCAAGTATCTGGTAAGACAGGTACGGCTCAGGTGGCTAAAGCAGGCGGCTATAAGGCTGGTACAACAGAATACTGGTTGTCGTTCTGTGGCTATTTCCCTTCTGACAATCCTCAATACACCTGTATTGTGTGTATCAAGAAAATGGGTCTTCCTGCTTCGGGTGGTTTGATGTCAGGTGGAATATTCCACCATATATCAGAGGGCGTAATGGCTAAGAGCCTGAAGTTGAGTGTTGCCGATGCTCGTGATTCAATGTCAGTATTGGTTCCGAGCGTATTGAAAGGTGATAACAACGCTGCCAGCTATGTGTTGCGTCAGTTAGGAGTGAATACGGCAAATGTTCCGATGGCTTCTTTGGATATTGTAGAAGGTAAGATGCCAGATGTGATAGGCATGGGTGCACGTGATGCCGTATATCAGTTGGAACGTCAGGGCGTAAAGGTGAAATTAGAGGGAAAGGGACATGTCGTCCGTCAGAGTATTTCTACAGGTACGCCCATTCAACCAGGAATGTCATGTTTATTGGAATTAAAATAG
- a CDS encoding UDP-N-acetylmuramoyl-L-alanyl-D-glutamate--2,6-diaminopimelate ligase: protein MKLEELIRNIDVKIIVGSTDVDITDVDIDSRKVAAGHLFVAIKGTQTDGHQYIQKAIELGASAILCEDMPEEQLAQVCYVQVDSTEAVVGKVATTFHGDPTSKLKLVGVTGTNGKTTIATLLYNMFRRLGYKCGLLSTVCNYIEDEPVPASHTTPDPIELNSLLHKMVDAGCQYVFMECSSHAIAQKRIGGLNFAGGIFTNLTRDHLDYHKTVENYRDAKKAFFDMLPKGAFAITNADDKNGMFMVQNTKATVKTYSIRTMADFKARIIECHFEGMYLEVDGHEVGVQFIGKFNVSNLLAVYGAAVMLGEKPEEILLVLSTLKSVAGRLEPIHSPEGYTAVVDYAHTPDALENVLKAIHEVLDGKEGKIITVCGAGGNRDKGKRPLMAQEAVKQSDRVIITSDNPRFEEPQDIINDMLAGLDQKQMKKVVSIVDRKEAIRTACMLAQRGDVILIAGKGHEDYQEVKGVKHHFDDREVVKEIFGV from the coding sequence ATGAAACTTGAAGAACTAATAAGGAATATTGATGTAAAAATCATCGTGGGATCTACCGACGTGGATATCACTGATGTGGATATAGATTCACGTAAAGTTGCAGCAGGACATTTGTTCGTAGCTATTAAAGGTACTCAGACCGATGGTCATCAGTATATACAGAAAGCCATAGAACTAGGAGCCTCTGCAATCTTATGTGAGGATATGCCTGAAGAACAACTGGCTCAAGTTTGTTATGTACAGGTAGACTCAACGGAAGCTGTTGTTGGTAAGGTTGCAACTACATTCCATGGTGACCCGACATCGAAATTGAAATTGGTCGGTGTTACGGGTACCAATGGTAAGACCACGATAGCCACCTTATTATATAATATGTTCCGTAGATTAGGCTATAAGTGTGGCCTACTTTCAACGGTTTGTAACTATATAGAGGATGAACCCGTACCAGCTAGCCATACGACGCCAGATCCTATAGAACTAAATAGTCTTCTTCATAAGATGGTGGATGCAGGTTGTCAATATGTGTTTATGGAATGCTCCAGTCATGCAATTGCACAGAAGCGTATTGGTGGACTTAATTTTGCTGGTGGTATCTTTACTAATTTGACACGCGACCATCTGGATTATCATAAGACGGTGGAAAACTATCGTGATGCTAAGAAGGCTTTCTTTGATATGCTGCCCAAGGGGGCTTTTGCTATCACAAATGCTGATGATAAAAATGGTATGTTTATGGTGCAGAACACCAAGGCTACCGTTAAGACATATAGCATCCGTACAATGGCCGATTTTAAAGCTCGAATCATTGAGTGCCATTTTGAAGGCATGTATCTGGAAGTAGACGGTCATGAGGTTGGTGTGCAGTTCATCGGAAAGTTCAATGTTAGTAATCTGTTGGCTGTCTATGGCGCAGCAGTGATGCTAGGTGAGAAACCAGAGGAAATCCTTTTGGTACTTAGTACCTTAAAAAGTGTAGCTGGTCGTTTGGAGCCGATTCACTCTCCAGAAGGTTATACGGCAGTTGTTGACTATGCACATACCCCTGATGCACTGGAAAATGTATTGAAAGCTATTCATGAGGTGCTTGATGGAAAGGAAGGAAAAATAATTACGGTCTGTGGTGCTGGTGGAAATCGTGATAAGGGAAAGCGTCCGCTAATGGCTCAGGAGGCTGTAAAGCAGAGTGATCGTGTTATCATTACCAGTGATAATCCTCGTTTTGAGGAACCACAGGATATTATCAATGATATGTTGGCTGGTCTTGATCAGAAACAAATGAAAAAAGTTGTTAGTATTGTGGACCGTAAGGAGGCTATTCGTACGGCTTGTATGCTAGCCCAGCGTGGTGATGTGATTCTCATTGCAGGTAAAGGTCATGAGGACTATCAGGAGGTGAAAGGTGTAAAGCACCACTTTGACGACCGTGAGGTGGTGAAAGAAATCTTTGGGGTATAA
- a CDS encoding phospho-N-acetylmuramoyl-pentapeptide-transferase, with product MLYYLFRFLEQYNIPGSHLWSYISFRALLALILSLVISAWFGEFFIKWMKRRKIFETERDPAIDPFGVEKKGVPTMGGLIIIVSILVPVLLLGRIRNVYLILMVVTTIWLGFLGFMDDYIKIFRQNKEGLKGKYKIVGQVSIGFIVGIVLYLSPDVVMRENISEPQQNNMTEVVKHESEAHKSLKTTIPFTKHHNLSYSDVMSFVGKHKVAAGWILFVLMTIFVVTAVSNGANLNDGMDGMCAGNSAVIGVVLGILAYVSSHIGFASYFDIMYIPHSEELVVFLSAFVGAMVGFLWYNAFPAQIFMGDTGSLTIGGIIGVGAVIIHKELLLPILCGIFFVESLSVIIQTQWFKIMKKKGQRVRVFRATPIHDTFRKLDSQLDSTSRYILKGWPHRPFHESKITIRFWITTIILAALTIITLKIR from the coding sequence ATGCTATATTATCTGTTTAGATTCTTAGAGCAATACAACATTCCAGGCAGTCACCTGTGGAGTTATATATCATTCCGTGCATTGTTGGCCTTGATATTATCGTTGGTCATATCTGCATGGTTTGGTGAGTTCTTTATTAAATGGATGAAGCGTCGTAAGATTTTTGAGACGGAGCGTGATCCTGCAATCGATCCATTTGGTGTTGAGAAGAAAGGCGTACCAACCATGGGCGGTCTTATCATCATAGTCAGTATTCTAGTGCCAGTGTTGTTGCTTGGTCGTATTCGAAATGTATATCTGATTCTGATGGTTGTTACTACTATATGGCTGGGCTTCCTCGGCTTTATGGATGACTATATCAAGATTTTCCGTCAGAACAAGGAAGGTCTGAAAGGTAAATATAAGATAGTAGGACAGGTATCTATCGGTTTTATTGTCGGTATCGTACTTTACCTGAGCCCAGACGTAGTGATGCGTGAGAATATTAGTGAACCTCAGCAAAATAATATGACTGAGGTAGTGAAGCATGAATCAGAAGCTCATAAGTCACTAAAGACAACAATACCATTTACAAAGCATCATAATCTAAGTTATTCAGATGTGATGTCATTTGTAGGAAAACATAAAGTGGCAGCAGGATGGATTCTTTTCGTGTTGATGACCATTTTTGTTGTGACAGCGGTATCAAATGGCGCTAATTTGAACGACGGTATGGATGGAATGTGCGCTGGAAATTCAGCTGTTATTGGTGTAGTACTTGGAATATTGGCCTATGTGTCATCGCATATAGGATTTGCTTCTTATTTTGACATAATGTATATTCCACATAGTGAGGAACTAGTAGTATTTCTCAGTGCCTTCGTCGGTGCAATGGTTGGTTTCTTGTGGTACAACGCCTTCCCTGCACAGATTTTTATGGGTGATACGGGCTCGCTGACTATTGGTGGTATCATAGGCGTAGGCGCAGTGATTATTCATAAAGAATTATTGTTGCCAATTTTATGTGGTATATTCTTTGTGGAAAGTCTGAGCGTTATTATTCAGACTCAGTGGTTCAAAATAATGAAAAAGAAAGGACAGCGGGTACGTGTGTTCCGTGCAACGCCAATACATGATACATTCCGAAAATTGGACTCTCAACTTGACTCTACGTCACGTTACATCCTAAAAGGTTGGCCGCACCGTCCTTTCCATGAGTCGAAAATCACTATCCGCTTCTGGATAACAACGATTATCCTTGCGGCATTGACAATTATAACATTGAAGATACGATGA
- the murD gene encoding UDP-N-acetylmuramoyl-L-alanine--D-glutamate ligase — protein MKRIVVLGAGESGVGAAILAKKEGFDVFVSDMSKITQHYKQMLDDHQIAWEEGQHTESLILNADEIIKSPGIPETAPMVRKAIEKGIGIISEIEFAGRYTNSKMICITGSNGKTTTTSLVYHIFKKAGYDAGLAGNIGNSLALQVAEDPHEYYIIELSSFQLDNMYEFRANIAILLNITPDHLDRYNFEMQNYVDAKMRIIQNQTADDAFIYWNDDPIIQRELQKYDIKAIQYPFSELKEKGSIGYISEGEYTIEQPEPFNMEQEHLSLTGRHNIYNSLAAGIAGDIAGIKKEIIRQSLSDFPGVEHRLEKVATVRGVHYVNDSKATNVDACWYALDSMKTKVVLIVGGKDKGNDYEPIKPLIREKCSALVYLGADNQKLHDNFDALGLPVRDTHSMRECVEACYELASPGETVLLSPCCASFDLFKNMEDRGEQFKELVRNL, from the coding sequence ATGAAGAGAATTGTAGTTTTAGGAGCTGGTGAGAGTGGCGTAGGAGCTGCCATCCTTGCAAAGAAAGAAGGTTTCGACGTGTTCGTTTCGGATATGTCGAAGATAACCCAACATTATAAGCAGATGCTTGATGATCATCAGATTGCATGGGAAGAAGGACAGCATACGGAGTCCCTGATTTTAAATGCTGATGAGATTATCAAGAGCCCTGGTATTCCCGAAACGGCACCGATGGTTCGCAAGGCAATTGAAAAGGGTATTGGTATTATCAGTGAAATAGAGTTTGCTGGTCGTTATACGAATTCTAAGATGATTTGTATCACAGGTTCAAATGGTAAGACTACTACGACTTCGCTGGTATACCATATATTCAAAAAAGCTGGTTATGATGCAGGATTGGCAGGAAATATCGGAAACTCGTTAGCCTTGCAAGTAGCTGAGGATCCACATGAATACTATATCATCGAATTGTCTTCGTTTCAACTGGATAATATGTATGAGTTTCGTGCCAATATTGCAATTTTGCTAAATATAACCCCAGACCATCTGGACCGTTATAATTTTGAGATGCAAAACTATGTGGATGCAAAGATGCGTATTATACAAAACCAGACGGCCGATGATGCATTCATCTATTGGAATGATGATCCTATTATACAGCGTGAATTGCAGAAGTACGACATAAAGGCTATTCAATATCCATTCTCAGAACTGAAAGAGAAGGGCTCTATTGGTTATATCTCTGAAGGCGAATATACCATAGAACAACCAGAGCCATTTAATATGGAACAGGAGCATCTGAGTTTAACTGGTCGTCATAATATCTATAATTCTTTGGCAGCTGGTATTGCAGGTGATATTGCTGGTATCAAGAAAGAAATTATCCGTCAGTCACTCAGCGACTTTCCAGGTGTAGAACATCGTTTAGAGAAAGTGGCAACGGTGCGCGGAGTTCATTATGTGAATGATTCGAAAGCAACTAATGTGGATGCATGTTGGTATGCACTCGATTCTATGAAAACTAAGGTGGTGCTCATCGTGGGTGGTAAGGATAAGGGAAATGACTATGAGCCAATCAAACCTCTCATTCGTGAAAAGTGCTCGGCATTGGTCTATCTGGGAGCCGATAACCAGAAATTACATGATAATTTTGATGCACTCGGATTGCCAGTACGCGATACGCACTCTATGAGAGAATGTGTGGAAGCATGTTATGAGTTGGCTAGCCCAGGTGAAACAGTCTTGTTATCGCCGTGTTGTGCATCTTTCGATCTCTTCAAGAATATGGAGGATCGTGGTGAGCAATTCAAAGAACTGGTAAGAAATCTTTAA